The Brachypodium distachyon strain Bd21 chromosome 4, Brachypodium_distachyon_v3.0, whole genome shotgun sequence nucleotide sequence AAACGGGAGAGTGCAGGTTCAGCGCCGACTGCTAAAATCTGAATGGACGTAGATGAAAAGGGGAACAACGGGAGCACAATTAGCCTGTTATTGGAAGTACAAGAGAGATAAAGAATGTCCAGTAAATGTCTAATAAAAGAGAATGTGAAAAATATGGTCTCTGCTAAGAATAAGGATTATCGCAGCTAAATAGTTGCTCTTTTATCTCTATCCCGATCGAAGTCTCATCTTCTGTTCTCACTTTAAATTATCTCGTGCAGCAACGGCACAAAGCATAATTTCGCAGCTACAGAACACAAATCACTGTAGAAAACCGGGCCTTTTTATTCCGCACTTTCTGCACATGTATGGAGGAGATCCACTACAGAATTTCAGATTTATACTACCGCTTGAAACCTACTTGGTCTTGGTTCAGCAGTCAAATTGGAAGAGGGTATTAGTGGCACTAAAGAGTAAGTGGGAACTATTGTTCGCCTTAGCCGTATGAGATGCATGGAATGATTTAAGTAATTGGATATGCAGGTGTCTAGTTTGTTACAATCACGGTGCTTGCTGAACTTGCTAAAGATATACATGATCTGCCTAAATATTGTTTCCTGTCCACTTTCAAACTACAAGATGAGCCAGTTCCAATATGAGCCTTGAGTAACTATACCAGTTTACTGGACATCTAAACCATGAGTTCTATGTACTAACAAAATTCAATTCAAAAGAAAGGTCTGTTCACCAATTTTATGAAAATGTGTTGTTTAAGTATTACAGGTTTTAGTTACTATCCAATTTACATTCTGAGTTTCTTGAAGAACAGGTAGAAGTGTATTCTTCAACTCATACTTGTGAGCATTAGGAAAGACTGTTTTTTTAGATAAGTCCTTATTAGAACCCTGAAGTCCTGAACTAACCACGGAGTTTAAATTACCCCCCTGAACTTTGTTCTAACCAGTATTGGAGTTTAGGGGGGTAATTTTAAACTCTGTGATTAGTTCAGGGTTGTAATATGGACTTATCCCTTTTTTAGTCATGTTTTATCCTAAACTAGCCACCTAACTGAATAAGACTTTAGTGGGTTAGGTCTTAGGTGTTAGCATAGATTTAgcaaaaactattttattaaAAAGGGGAAATTTGCCAggggacaccgttattttgcGGTCTTTGTCCAAACACACCACCCGATTGTGGATTTGCtgagtaccattacaattcttGGGCCATTTGTTGAAACACAACGCCCGTCCAAAAAGGGAAAGTTGATCCTTTTTCCTGCTCATgacgggttttttttttgctcttggGATGGTtcgttttgaatttttttttctctaatgAAAATTTTGGCCCTTTCAGTCAGTATGCATGTGCTAATTTTGGACACTTATGTCAgcatttttcttcaattcGAACCAAAGCAGTCCACAAAATCATGGATTAAAAAATGCAGACATATATCAGAGGTAATTAGAGAAGGAGTAAGATGGTAATTCAACACACAAAAAAGTCAACTTTCCGTTTTTGGACCGGCAGTGTGTTTCAGCAAATGTCCCaagaattgtaatggtactgagCAAATCTACAATCGGGCAGTGTGTTTGGGCAAATGCCACATAATAACAGTGTCCTGTGGCCAATTTCCCCTATTAAAAACCCTAGACCCAGTCAACCAATTATGTAGGGCGTAAATGAGGATGTAGGGACAAGCACTTACTTGATTTTTATCAAACAACAGATCTTGAACAGGAGCACTACAATCTGCGTTAAAGATGCACTCATTTGAAAGAAGACTCCAAACTGATATACCACTAGAAGTACCACAGGCCTGGGAACAACAAAACCAAGAAAACAGAAGTAAGATACATAGTGTACCAAAAATATATAGCTACAACAAACAAAGTAattcatatatatatctatGAGCTAGGTACCAGCCAACTTTCACTCGCATCAATGGCAATGCAACCAACCCACGAGCCCTCAAATTTCTTGTTCTGTACTGGATGTATCGTCTGTGTACACTTCCCACTTCTGCAATCTGGAATGCCCGCAAAAAAACATGAATCACATGATAGTATAATTTTCTTAGAGAATCATAGATTTCAAAAGCCTGCTGAAGTTGAAGTTATATGAGATGCtgatgtttcttttctttctacaAAGTAGAAAGCTAGACATTGCTTTCAACATCACTAGGTACTGGAAGAGCACAAACAAGCCATATTCAGACCACAGACAAATACAAAAACTTCTCTGATTGAGGGCACTGCTCACCCCAGATACGGGCTGTCCCATCTTCTGATCCTGTTACCACCTGAAAAGAGCACAAGTCTATCCAATATAGCTGTGACAAAATATGGGCAGGATCAACACCAGATAATATTAGGTAGTAAAATAAAGAACCAACCTGGTGGTTTGCCTCACGAACTGCGATGCTGTGCAAATAGTCAGTATGCCCCTTAAATGTCATTTTACACTTGCCACTCTCCTGAGACAAGCAGACATGATACAGATTAATGTCAGATGCCTCCTCAAGCAGTCACATAGAACATTAACACTATAGAAGTTTGTGACTCAAATGATTCTTAGGGACACATATTTCCTTTCAATTAGTTCAGAACTCCTATTAATCATATATATCATACTTTTACCTCAGAGAATACATACCACATCCCAGCAATAAGCACATGCATCACCAGCTGCTGCAAAAACAGATCCATCCTGTTTGGAAGAAGCATGGTGGAGAAAATCGTAACCCATCAGAACTAAGCATTATATGACAAGAATGAAGACTGCCTGCACATAAGAGCTTATTATGTTGAAAAATAAATGCAAGAAGTATTAACCTGTTTGCTAATTGCAATGGCATTATTTTCCGGTATTGGAGAGCGGGCACCCCAAGGACCTCTATAAAATTGACAGCCACAGATATGAAAACATGGAGGGCAAGAAGactagtgcatgccatcggaaTAAGTGGCATACTAAAAGATTTGTGAGATGCGCTATGGACATCTTACTCATGCTGAGGGTTAACCAAGTCAAGTACTGGTTCCAGATGATCCCCTGGGGAAAAAATGGTAAAACGTTATGAGAAAGA carries:
- the LOC100825336 gene encoding THO complex subunit 6 isoform X8, whose product is MATATATAQAQAQPAMDAREWDEAAYRRGILRERDLSCRTLFRAVFFDQRDDPDPDVLLAAASSDGSLASFSLSSCISSSAPTHAAPQVNTSSSICPVLSVGAMGLATKGTLKMGNLQRDSFVATAAGMMAAFGAGDGTRCRAALCRSLCKGIIWNQYLTWLTLSMKVLGVPALQYRKIMPLQLANRMDLFLQQLVMHVLIAGMWYVFSEESGKCKMTFKGHTDYLHSIAVREANHQLYWIDLCSFQVVTGSEDGTARIWDCRSGKCTQTIHPVQNKKFEGSWVGCIAIDASESWLACGTSSGISVWSLLSNECIFNADCSAPVQDLLFDKNQMAAVAGHGGLVDVISAFGSHLCAFRCRGLDK